Proteins from a genomic interval of Osmia bicornis bicornis chromosome 11, iOsmBic2.1, whole genome shotgun sequence:
- the LOC114877717 gene encoding putative Dol-P-Glc:Glc(2)Man(9)GlcNAc(2)-PP-Dol alpha-1,2-glucosyltransferase isoform X1, with protein sequence MVRSTIEIKFQYVQKFLVPLLCLSVIALFIYLNHVQPYYYIDEVFHITQTLQYCDGNFTQWDPKITTLPGLYILATLILSPLKLCNTFYLRCISLLGIFLSLYLINGILKQISITHWMQRWDKRIRFAVACNIMFFPPLFFWHFLYYTDVISIDAVLLMLLLHLHKQFKMAAIVGFLSVFIRQTNIIWVAFLTMERGFDLLDNKIGKSISPEQYSSITYLKLLWKKIIDEVYGGWRSLAKFISEICIELFPYAAVCLMFVAFVFWNKGIVVGDRTAHTPTVHIPQLLYFSAFLFSFSWPYMIVYWKDYLKFICKHLILESLILILLTLIVHFNTLVHPYVLADNRHYVFYFWNKFMGRYWLFKYLLVPVYSFTLYAMFCGMKHLRFVSQINYIFMVSIVLIPQLLIEPRYFIIPYILYRLFIQKPLKWQIIAESMTTLIVNFLQFYIFVNKVFYWSDQPHPQRISW encoded by the exons ATGGTGAGATCCACGATTGAAATAAAGTTTCAATATGTGCAAAAATTCTTAGTACCATTACTTTGCTTAAGTGTAATAgccttatttatttatttaaatcatgTACAACCTTATTATTATATTGATGAGGTTTTCCACATAACTCAGACATTACAATATTGTGATGGCAACTTTACCCAG TGGGATCCAAAAATTACTACTTTACCTGGATTATATATTCTAGCAACTTTAATATTGTCACCCTTAAAACTTTGTAACACCTTTTATTTGAGATGTATAAGTTTACTTGGAATATTTTTAAGCCTATATCTTATTAACGGTATActtaaacaaatttcaataacacATTGGATGCAAAGATGGGATAAACGGATAAGATTTGCAGTGGCTTGTAATATTATGTTTTTTCCACCTTTATTTTTCTGGCATTTCTTATATTATACCGATGTTATATCAATTGATGCAGTATTATTGATGTTATTGTTACATCTACATAAACAGTTTAAAATGGCAGCTATTGTAG GTTTTTTGTCTGTGTTCATTCGGCAAACAAATATCATTTGGGTTGCATTTCTTACCATGGAGCGTGGATTTGATTTGTTAGATAATAAAATAGGTAAATCAATTTCACCAGAACAATATAGTTCAATAACTTATTTGAAA CTGCTgtggaaaaaaataatagatgAAGTATATGGCGGATGGAGATCACTTGCGAAATTTATAAGTGAAATATGCATAGAATTGTTTCCATATGCTGCAGTATGTTTGATGTTTGTTGCATTTGTTTTTTGGAACAAAGGAATTGTAGTTGGAGACAGAACAGCTCATACTCCCACTGTTCACATTCCTCAGTTACTATATTTTTCTgcgttccttttttctttctcatgGCCATATATGATTGTTTATTGGAaagattatttgaaatttatctgTAAACATTTGATTCTTGAAAGTCTCATTCTGATACTTCTAACTTTAATAGTTCATTTTAACACTCTTGTTCATCCGTATGTATTGGCTGACAATAGGCATTACGTGTTTTATTTTTGGAACAAGTTTATGGGTAGATACTggttattcaaatatttgctAGTACCTGTATATTCATTCACTTTGTACGCAATGTTTTGTGGGATGAAACACTTAAGGTTCGTGTCCCAAATCAACTATATTTTTATGGTTTCTATAGTACTTATTCCTCAGTTGCTTATAGAACCACGTTATTTTATCATTCCATATATACTTTATCGTTTATTCATTCAAAAACCACTGAAGTGGCAAATTATAGCAGAATCAATGACTACATTAATAGTAAATTTTCTGCAGTTCtatatttttgttaacaaGGTGTTTTATTGGAGCGATCAACCCCATCCTCAAAGGATTTCttggtaa
- the LOC114877718 gene encoding galactosylgalactosylxylosylprotein 3-beta-glucuronosyltransferase P isoform X3: MRPSMKMGMLAVIGVFVVFYQYHLSTGVRFDQMFNTDGSVDVPVLSQEEVENYVRTSKFTEQMVKSAVRRVQETNGLSPDLASLLVQQLVNHLNKNIFESSENNSKILRSPTVTMVTLNHQPMAKPNETLEPLYIITPTYRRPEQIPELTRMSHTLMLVKNVHWLVIEDATTATRQVTRLLERTGLKFEHLTAPMPEKYKQKKGAKPRGVSNRNRGLQWIRANATNGVFYFADDDNTYDISLFDEIRKTKKVSMFPVGLCTKFGLSSPIIKNEKFVGFYDGWIAGRKFPVDMAGFAVSVKFLHQRPNATMPFKAGYEEDGFLKSLAPFEPKDIEFLADNCTKVLAWHTQTKKNEPSAPLDMKLYGETNLVKLKQQIV; the protein is encoded by the exons GATGCTCGCGGTGATAGGTGTGTTCGTGGTGTTCTACCAGTATCATTTGTCCACCGGGGTTCGATTCGATCAGATGTTCAACACGGACGGATCGGTAGACGTGCCAGTACTGTCTCAGGAGGAAGTTGAAAATTATGTAAGGACGTCCAAGTTCACGGAACAAATG gTCAAAAGCGCGGTGCGCAGAGTTCAAGAGACGAACGGGCTAAGCCCTGATCTGGCATCGTTGTTGGTCCAACAGCTAGTGAATCACTTGAACAAGAATATCTTCGAATCGTCCGAGAATAATTCCAAGATCTTACGATCACCGACAGTGACGATGGTAACGCTGAATCATCAGCCTATGGCCAAGCCTAACGAAACGCTGGAACCGCTCTACATAATCACGCCGACGTACAGAAGGCCTGAACAGATACCAGAGCTCACCAGAATGTCGCACACTTTGATGCTGGTGAAGAACGTGCATTGGCTGGTTATAGAAGACGCGACTACCGCTACCAGACAAGTCACCAGGCTACTGGAACGAACGGGATTAAAGTTTGAACATTTAACTG CCCCGATGCCTGAAAAGTACAAGCAGAAGAAAGGTGCCAAACCACGGGGTGTATCTAATCGGAACCGTGGTTTACAGTGGATCAGGGCAAACGCGACCAATGgcgttttttattttgctgACGATGATAATACGTATGATATAAGCCTTTTCGATGAG ATACGTAAAACGAAGAAAGTCTCAATGTTCCCCGTGGGATTGTGCACAAAGTTTGGCTTGAGCTCTCCCATTATCAAGAACGAAAAGTTCGTCGGATTTTACGACGGTTGGATAGCCGGCCGGAAGTTCCCTGTAGATATGGCAGGGTTCGCAGTGAGCGTGAAATTCCTGCATCAACGACCGAACGCCACCATGCCGTTTAAGGCTGGCTACGAGGAGGATGGTTTCCTAAAAAGTCTCGCTCCGTTCGAGCCAAAAGACATCGAGTTTTTGGCTGACAATTGTACGAAGGTTCTCGCGTGGCACACGCAGACTAAGAAGAACGAGCCAAGTGCACCGCTAGATATGAAGCTGTACGGTGAAACGAACCTGGTTAAATTGAAACAACAGATAGTATGA
- the LOC114877717 gene encoding dol-P-Glc:Glc(2)Man(9)GlcNAc(2)-PP-Dol alpha-1,2-glucosyltransferase isoform X2 has protein sequence MVRSTIEIKFQYVQKFLVPLLCLSVIALFIYLNHVQPYYYIDEVFHITQTLQYCDGNFTQWDPKITTLPGLYILATLILSPLKLCNTFYLRCISLLGIFLSLYLINGILKQISITHWMQRWDKRIRFAVACNIMFFPPLFFWHFLYYTDVISIDAVLLMLLLHLHKQFKMAAIVGFLSVFIRQTNIIWVAFLTMERGFDLLDNKIAAVEKNNR, from the exons ATGGTGAGATCCACGATTGAAATAAAGTTTCAATATGTGCAAAAATTCTTAGTACCATTACTTTGCTTAAGTGTAATAgccttatttatttatttaaatcatgTACAACCTTATTATTATATTGATGAGGTTTTCCACATAACTCAGACATTACAATATTGTGATGGCAACTTTACCCAG TGGGATCCAAAAATTACTACTTTACCTGGATTATATATTCTAGCAACTTTAATATTGTCACCCTTAAAACTTTGTAACACCTTTTATTTGAGATGTATAAGTTTACTTGGAATATTTTTAAGCCTATATCTTATTAACGGTATActtaaacaaatttcaataacacATTGGATGCAAAGATGGGATAAACGGATAAGATTTGCAGTGGCTTGTAATATTATGTTTTTTCCACCTTTATTTTTCTGGCATTTCTTATATTATACCGATGTTATATCAATTGATGCAGTATTATTGATGTTATTGTTACATCTACATAAACAGTTTAAAATGGCAGCTATTGTAG GTTTTTTGTCTGTGTTCATTCGGCAAACAAATATCATTTGGGTTGCATTTCTTACCATGGAGCGTGGATTTGATTTGTTAGATAATAAAATAG CTGCTgtggaaaaaaataatagatgA